The Campylobacter sp. CN_NE2 region AAGTTTTGCGCGTGAAACTTTGAATTTATCGATAACCGGTTTCATAATCGGACCAACGATAAGTGCATTTGCATAATCATCAAAGAAAATTACAATTCCCATAAACCAAGTCGAAATTTGCGATAAAAGCGGAGTTTTAGCTCTTTGGCTAAGCCAAATGGCTAATGCTTTTGTTCCGCCCATTTTGGTGATAAGTCCGATTAAGCCGCCGATACAAAGTACTTGAAGCAAAATTCCGGCATTCCATGAATCAGCCATTGAGCTAATAACCCTAGCACAAAGGTCGGTAAAAGCCTTGATAAATGAGCTAAAAATTCCGTTTTCGCTAACGCTTATCATAAAAGTTCCGCTTAAAACGCCCAAAAGTAGCGAAAAAATAACATCTTTTGTGATAAAAGCCAAAACTATCGCCACAAGTGGCGGAATAAGCGTTAAAATGCCGAAAAATTCAGAATTTTTCGCAGCCAAATCTTCGTCACAAAATGCCAAAATAGGCAATAATAAAAATAAAAAAATCCTTTTCATATCTGCTCTTTCTTAAAATTTATGATTTTATTTTTTAAAAATTTGAAGCTTGTTTAGTTTGATTTGTCTCGCTCTCATAAAATTCCTCTTTTTGTATATTTTCTTTCAATCCTAAATTTTTTAGATATTGTATTGTTTCGTTATTTTCGCTCAAAATGGCATAATCAAGCGCATTTAAGCCAAAATCATCTAGCACAAATTCATTTGCTCCGTTTTTAACTAGCATTTCAGTTATATTTTTATCGCCAAATTCGGCTGCATGCATTAAAAGCGTTTTTGACGGTTCATTAAAAGCGCACAGGTTTTGATATGGTTCGTAATTACTTGAAATAAACGCCATTTTTTCGGTATTTGAAATAAGTTTTACATTTAATTTCGCGCCGTTATAGATAAAAAATTTAAGAAGTTCGGGATCATTTTTTTCTACAACATAAAAAATCGGCGTTAAACCAAAACTATTTTTGTAGTTCATATCGGCACCATTTGCGAGTAAAAATTTGATATTTTCAGGCGAATTTAGTGCAAAAAAGATTGAATTTTCATCACCGTAATTTACATTGGCACCACGGTCGATCAAAGCCTTCAAAATTTGAGTATTTTTGCCGTGCAAAAGTGCCGTATTTAACGCTGTTGTTAGCCCAAATTCACTACATTCGCAAGAAAAAATAAAATCTTTTATCTCATCGGCTTTGATATTTTTTTGGAGCAAAAGCTCTTCAATTTCACTAAATTGCAAATTTTCTTTGTGATTTTCAAATGCAAATTTCAAATATTCATTTAAGGCAGTTGTTGCGATAACTTTTGCATAGTTTTCATCAAAATCTTTTTTGAAAAATTCGGTTAAATTTACATTTGCGTTATCAAATTCGTTTTTAAATTTATCAAAAAGCATAAAATTTTTTATACTCTTATGCGACCAAACCTCATAGCGTTGCAAATTTGGTTTTTCTTGCGTTTTATCAAGCCCATTTTCATAAATTTTTGGTGCGATTGCTATAAAAGCTAATTTTTCTTGGAATTTTTTTTCATTTACGATTGCTGTGTTTCCTACGCAATCGATATTTTCGTTACGGATTTCTTTGCTTAGCCTATAAAGTTGTTTTAAAAATTTCAAATTTAAAAGCGAATTTTCACACTCAAAATTTGAGTTTAGATACACAAAATCATCTTTTGGATTTGCAACCATATTTACAAAATACGAATTTGGATCTTTTTGTATATCGTCGCATGTCGAGGCAAATAGCGAATTTGCTAAGATAAGTAAAAAAACCGAGAAGATAATTTTTTTCATATCAAACCTAAATTTTGAAACTAAAAACTATATTTTATCAAAAAAAAATATTTTTAAGCTTATAACATTTTTTAAATTTAAAAAAGCCGAAATTATGGAAATTTCGACTTTTATTTTTTTAAAAATTCGGCGAATTTAAAATATCAAATTTGCCGAATTTTGTAAATTTACAACGAAAAATTCTCAATTTCGTTGAAATTTAAATATCTATAAATTTGTGCTTCTTTGCCGTTAAGCTTTTTAGGCACGATTTCTAGGTATTCAGCCACGCTTGGAAGTCTGCCTAGCATCGCACAAACCGCTGCTAGTTCGGCTGAGCCTAGATAAACTTTTGCGCCCATGCCCATGCGGTTATCGAAGTTTCTTGTCGAAGTAGAAAATACTATCGCTTCATCACGCACTCTGGCTTGGTTACCCATACAAAGCGAACAACCAGGAACTTCCATTCTAGCTCCTGCTGCGCCAAATAGCGCGTAATATCCTTCGCTTCTAAGCTGTTTTTCGTCCATCTTTGTAGGCGGTGCTATCCATAGTCGAACAGGCACTTGACCTTCGCCTTTTAGCACTTCGCCAAGCGCTCTGTAATGCCCGATATTTGTCATACAGCTTCCCACAAAAACTTCATCGATATTTTTAGCTCTTTTTGGATCGCTTAAAATTTCGCTTAGTGTCGCTACATCGTCAGGGTCATTTGGACACGCTAAAATCGGCTCTTTTATATCATTTAGATTGATTTCAATCACTTCTGCGTATTTTGCGTTAGAATCTGCTTTTAGAAGTTCAGGGTTTTCTAACCATTTTTTCATTTTTTCTTTTCTGCGTTCAAGCGTTACGGCATTTTCATATCCGTCTTTTATCATCGCATCAATTAGCTCGATGTTTGATTTGATGTATTCAATCACCGGTTCTTTATTTAACGCAATGGCACACGCTGCTGCGCTTCGCTCAGCCGAAGCGTCGCTTAACTCAAATGCTTGTTCCACTTTTAAATTTTCCAAACCTTCGATTTCAAGCACTTTTCCTGCAAAAATATTTTTCTTACCCTTTTTCTCGACGGTTAATAAACCTTTTTTAATCGCATAGTAAGGGATTGCATTTACTAAATCTCTAAGCGTAATGCCTGGTTGCAACTCTCCCTTGAATCTAACAAGCACGGATTCTGGCATATTTAAAGGCATACTTCCTGTAACTGCTGCAAATGCGACTAGACCGCTACCTGCTGGAAAGCTAATGCCGATAGGAAATCTCGTGTGCGAATCGCCACCTGTGCCTACCGTATCAGGTAAAACTAGTCTATTTAGCCATGAGTGGATTACGCCGTCCCCTGGACGAAGTGCCACGCCGCCGCGGCTACTCATAAAATTTGGTAAGGTCTTATGCATAATCGCATCGCTTGGTTTTGGATAAGCTGCCGTGTGGCAGAAGCTTTGCATAACCATATCTGCACCAAAGCCAAGACTTGCTAGTTCTTTTATCTCATCTCTTGTCATAGGGCCAGTTGTATCTTGTGAGCCAACCGTGAGTGTGAGTGGCTCTACATACATACCTGCTCTTACGCCCTCTACGCCACATGCCCTACCTACCATTTTTTGGGCTAGTGTGTAGCCAACACTTTCGTCGCTTTTTGGTTGTTCCGGTTTTATGAAAATATTTTCGCTCTCTAAATTCAAACTAGCTCTTGCTTTCGCGCAAAGTCCCCTAGCGATGATAAGCGGAATTCGACCACCGGCTCGAATTTCATCTTCGATTGTGTTTGGTAGAAGTTTAAATTCGCTCACGCACTCGCCGTTTTTAAGAATTTTGCCTTGTAATGGATAAATTTCTATCTCATCGCCAGTTTCTAGTTTATCGACATTTGCGACAATCGGCAACGCACCGCTATCTTCTGCTGTGTTAAAGAAAATCGGAGCGATAGTCGAGCCGATGATTACGCCGCCTGTTTTTTTATTTGGAACACCTTTTATGTCTTCGCCGATATGCCATTGAACCGAATTCACGCCACTTTTACGGCTGCTTCCCGTTCCTACGACATCACCTACATAGACAACTTGGCGACCGCTTTTTTTAAGCTCTGCGATTTTTTCTAGGCTTCCTGGTTGGCGTTTTACTAGCATTGCATTTGCGTGAAGCGGAATGTCTGAGCGAGAAAAAGCTTCACTAGCAGGGCTTAGATCGTCAGTGTTTGTCTCTCCCGGGACTTTAAAAACGATACCTTTGATAAGCTCAGGAATTTTAGCTCTACTTAAAAACCACTCGGCATTTGCCCATGATTTTAGCACTTGCATTGCAAATTCGTTAGTTTTAGCTAGTTTTTCAACTTCGTTGAAATAATCATGCACGAAAATTGTATTACTAAGAGCCTTTGCAGCGGCACTTGCTACTTCTTTATCACTATTTTGCAAACAGGCAACCAGCACGATGACATTGTAACCGCCAAGCATAGTTCCTAGCATTTCGACAGCTCTTTTTTTGCTGATAACGGCGATTTCTAAGCCGTGATTTAGGATTTCATTTAAAAACTCAGCCTTGACTTTCGCGGCATCATCTACGCCCGGACTTACGCGATTTTCAAGCAAATCAGCGTAAAATTCGCTTTTGCTATCGCCGTTTTTTAGTAAGTCGCAAATTTCCTTTGTCTGTTCTGCGTTTAACGGCAGCGGTGGTATGCCTAGCTCCAAGCGCTCGGCAACATGTTTTTCATAATCTTGTAAAAAAGCCATATTTTTTCCTTAAAATAAAATTCAAAACTTAATATTTTACAAAAATAAAACATAATTTTTATTTATAAAAATGGTTAAGTAGGTTTTTTAAGTTTAAATTTAGCAAATTTGCACTCAAAATTCGTTAAATTTAGTAATATTTTATGTAAAATTATTTGTAAATTTAAATTCTCGCAAATTTTAGTCTAATCGAATTTAGCACCACGGTTACTGAGCTAAAACACATTGCAGCTGCGCCAAACATCGGTTTTAGCAAGACACCCCATAAAGGATATAAAATTCCTGCCGCCACAGGTATGCAGATGAGATTGTAAAAAAACGCCCAAAAAAGGTTTTGTTTTATCGTCGTCATGGTTTTTTGCGACAAATTTATCAAATAAGCCAAATTTCGCAAGTCGTTTTTGATAAAGATTATGTCCCCGGCACCTTTGGCGATGTCGCTACCCGAGTTCATCGCAACGCCTATGTCGGCGGTTTTAAGAGACGGAGCGTCGTTTATGCCGTCCCCTACGAAAAGGACTTTTTCGCTGTTTTTTAAATTTGCGATAAATTCGTATTTTTGGCTTGGCAAAACTTCGCTTATGATCTCATCTACGCCTAAACTTTTGCCGATGAAATTCGCTGTTTTGGCGTTGTCGCCTGTTAGCATTATGGTTTTTATGCCTTGATTTTTTAGCGTTTTTATGCACTCTACGGTTTCATCACGCAAAATGTCGCTAAGTGCCACAAAGCCCACGAATTCGGCATTTATCGCTACAAAAATCACGCCAAAGCCGTTAGATAAAAATTCATCTGCATTTTTTGGCATTTCAAATTCCACGCCGTTTTCATTTAAAAGCTCTTTATTTCCCGCTAGTAGCGTAAATTCGCCGTTTTGCGCCTTTATACCACGACCTAGTAAACTCTCAAATTCCCCGTCAAATTTAGCAAATTTAAGCCCTTTTTCTTTTGCAAATTTCACAATCGCTTTTGAAATTGGGTGTTCGCTAAGCATTTGCACGCTTGCGATTAGTGCGAGATTTTCATCGCTTAAATTTGTAAAATTTACAGAAATTTCGCCCCTGCTGAGTGTGCCTGTTTTGTCAAAAACGGCGATTTTCGTATCTTTTAAGATTTCTAAAACTTCCGGGTTTTTCACCAAAACGCCGTTTTTAGCGGCATTTGAAATAGCACAAACTATCGCAATGGGTGTAGCCAAACCCAAAGCGCAAGGGCATGAAATAATCAAAACGCAAATCGCGCAAAGTAAGCCGATATGGGCTTTTCCTGCGACTAGCCAAATCACAAACACGCAAACGGCGATAAAAATCACGCTTGGCACAAAGATATTTGCGATTTTATCGGCAAAGCGAGAAATCGGCATTTTTTTGCTTCCTGCTTCGCTTAGCAAATTTTTGATTTCAGCCAAAACGCTTTGGTGCGAAAATTTGGTGATTTTCACTTGCAAAATTCCTGCGACACTCACGCACCCAGCATTTACGCTGTCGCCCGTCTTTTTAAAAACGGCTAAGCTCTCACCGGTTATCAGGCTCGTATCGATTTCAGCTTCGCCACTTATGACTATGCCATCGCCCGGGATTTGCGCGCCGTTTTTTACTAAAACTTTATCGCCGGGTTTTAGTTCGTTAGCCAAAATTTCGCTTGTCGTGCCGTCTGGGTTAATCAAAACCGCCTTTTTTGGGCTTAAATCGATAAGTTTTTTAATGTAGTCGTTCGCTTTTAGTTTGCTTTGCTCTTCAAGGTATTTTCCAAGCAATATGAAAGCAATTATCATCGATGAAGAGCTAAAATACAAATTCGCCCACTCGTTTCCGCCCTTAAAATGGACAAAAATCGCACTTCCTAGCGAATACAAATACGCCGCAGACGAGCCAAGAGAGACCAGCACATTCATATCGTAGTTTTTGTTTTTAAGTGAGCCTAGCGCGTGGTAAAAAAAGTTTTTGCCACAAAAGCCAAGCACAACGGCACCTAAAATCGCACAGAGTAGGGCTTTTACGGCGAAGCTGAAATTTGTTTTCATCTCAATTAGCATTATAAAAGACGCTAAAATCACGGCTAAAACGAATTTAAAAAGCATATTTTTTAAATTTCGCGCCTTTTTGGCTTCCAGCTCTTCGTAGTTTGTGGCGATTTCGTAGCCTAGTTTTGTGATTTTTGCTTTTACGGCTTCAAGTGTGGCTTCATCACGCACTATAAATTCGCCAGAACCAGCCGTAAAACTGACATTTACACTCTCAACTCCGTCAATCTTGCGCGTAACTCGCTCGATTGCGTTCGAGCAATTCACGCAGGTCATTCCGACTATGTTTAGATTTTCTTTTTTTGACATTTAAATTTGAAAAATTCGCTAAATTTAGTCGATTTTTGCGACCACTTCGAAGCCTAGATCGCTTAAATCATTTTTAAAAGCTTCTGCGTTTTCTTCGTTTAAATTTACTTCGACGGTTTTATCTGCTACGCTAACGACGATTTCGCCGTAGTCTTCTTCTAAGCCGTTTTTTATACTTTTAGCGCAATTTTCGCAGTTTATGTTATTTACTTTAAATTTCATTTTTTGTCCTTTAAAAAATTTTTTTGAAATTGTATATCAAAAAGTTAAATATTTTTACAACATTTAAATTTTTATTTGTGGTTAAAATAAATACAAATTTGTTTATTTTATCATTGGCGATTGCCACGACTTGCCTAACGGCAAGTCTCGCAATGACAAATTTAAGCAAATCGAATTCCCAAATAATCGCATTACCAAAAATTTAAGCCAAATTTTGCTACAATCACAAGTTTTAAATTTTAAATTTACAAGGATTTTCATGGGAAGAGCGTTTGAGTATAGACGAGCTTCAAAAGAAGCTAGATGGGGAAAGATGAGCAAACTTTTTCCAAAACTCGGCAAAGCAATCACAATGGCAGCCAAAGAAGGCGGTAGCGACCCTGATATGAACCCAAAACTTCGCACCGCAATCGCCACAGCTAGGGCGCAAAATATGCCAAAAGACAATATCGACGCAGCGATAAAACGCGCTAGTGGTAAAGATAGCGTGGATATAAAAACTATCCATTATGACGGCAAAGCCCCACACGGCGCACTTGTCATCGTCGAGTGTGCCACAGATAACCCTACACGCACGGTTGCAAATATAAAATCGATTTTCAATAAAGCAAAAGGCGAGTTTTTGCCAAGCGGAAGCCTTAGCTTTATGTTTTCACGCAAGAGCGTTTTTGAAGTCAAATTTAGCGAAAATTTGGATATGGACGAGATCGAGCTTGAAATGATTGATTTTGGGTTAAGCGAAATCGAGCTAAACGAATTCGAAAACGACAAGGGCGAGACTGAAAAAACTATCACGCTTTATGGCGAGTATGAGAGCTTTGGCACACTTAACGAAGGTATCGAAAAAATGGGCTTGGAGCTTATCAGCGGGGCGTTAAAATTCGTGCCAAATAATAAACAATCTTTTAGTGACGAGCAGTTAGCCGACATAGAAGTTTTGCTTGACAAACTCGAAGAAGATGACGATGTTCAGGCAGTTTATACAAATATCGAATAAGGATTTAATATGAGAGAAGATTTGAAAATTTATGAAATAAATCAGTCTGAGTTAGCGAAATTTAAATTCGCCGTTATCAAAACCGAAAAAGGCGATATGAATTTGGAGCTTTTTGGCGATGAAGCGCCACAGGCTGTTACGAATTTTGCCTCGTTGGCAAACGACGGCTTTTACAAAGGGCTAAATTTCCACAGAGTTATCCCAAATTTTGTGATACAAGGTGGCTGTCCGTATGGCACAGGTACCGGAGGTCCCGGTTGGCGTATAAAATGCGAGTGCGTAGGGCAAAAACACAGACATTTGCGTGGAACGCTAAGTATGGCTCACGCAGGACGCGACACGGGCGGAAGTCAATTTTTCGTCTGCCACAGCCCACAACCGCACCTTGACGGCGTTCATACCGTGTTTGGGCAAATTTGCGACGAGCCGAGCCTAAAAGTGCTTGATAGTATCAGACAGGGCGACAAAATCGTAAATATCGAAATTAAAGAGAGTTTGTAGAATTTGCAAATTTGCATTTTGATTATTTTGAGTTTGGCGATTGCTTCGTTCGTTTCACTCGCTCGCAATGACAAAAAAAGCAAATTTGTTTAATCTGTCATTGCGAGACGGCGTAGTCGTCGTGGCAATCGCCAGTGGTTGATAAATCAAAAAATAAATTTGCCAAAAAAAGAGATTAAAGATAAAAAATGGTAGGCATAGATATAGTGCAAATTAGCAGAATATCGGCTCTAAAAGAAAAATTCGGCGAAAAATTTTTGCGTCGCGTTTTTTGCGATGATGAAATCGCTTTGATAAAAAGCGATGAAACTTTGGCAGGATTTTTCGCTGCCAAAGAAGCCTTTTCAAAGGCTCTTGGCACGGGCATTGGTGGCGAGTGTGGATTTTTGGATATAAAAATCGCAAAAACGCCAAAAGGTGCGCCGTTTTTTGAAATTTCACCAAATTTAAAAGCCAAATTTGGCATAAAAAACTCAGCTCTTAGCATTAGCCACGACGGAAATTTCGCCATCGCAGCGGTGATTTTGGAGCGCGAGAATTGACTTTTACCAAGTTAGTATTTCCGATTAATCCAAGTAGTAGATTTTTGTCAAATGAAGACTTATTAAATTCTATTGAAAAAACAAAACAAGAATTTAAAAAATTTAGAATATTTGTGTTTAAAGAGATTTTTATGATGTTTTGCACTTGCGTATGTGTGCCTTACATTGTGTTTTCTTATGTTAAATTTTTTGTAGATAATCCAGTTTTGCAAATGCTTTTTTTACCATATTTATATATGGTAGGATGGTTTCATTTAGGGAGAATTTTTCATAAAAATATTGACTACGAAAATTTTTTTTAAAGAAAATTTTGTAATTGAAGCTATAAAAAATATTGATAAAAATTTCGTATATGAAAAAGAAAGTTTTTTATATGATTATGATGAATTAAAAAATACGGGAATTGGCAAATATGCTTTATCCGATTTTATAAGTGGAAATTATAAAGGTTTAAATTTTAGATTTGCTGAATATTCTCGTTATAAAAATACACATGGTGCGATATTTTCTTGTGAATTTTACAAAGATTTTAAATATGATTTAAAAATTAAAAACAAAGAAATTTATAGTTATAAAATGAATTCTGATAAACTCGACGATACAGAATTTAACAAAATTTTTGATGTTGAAACGACCGACAAAACGGAAACTAGATTTTTGTTAAGTTTTAGTTTTATGGAGAGACTCTGTAAAATCAACGCAAATGAAAATTTTGGTTTTGTAAGTGCGGCGTTTAAAAACGGAAAATTTTATCTATTTTTAGAAAATAGTAAAAATCTTTTTGAACCTAGTTTCTTTTTTGCACCAAGTATCGCACAGGCTCATTATTTTAGAGATGAATTTTTAGAAATTCTCTCTGTTATCGACGAGCTAAATTTGACGCTAAATATCTACCCAAAAACCGTTTTGAAAAATCAAAAACTTACTCGTTAAATTCTTCTGCGATTTGCGCAGCAAGGCGGAGTTTTTGGCTATCAAAATGGGTATAAATTCGCGAAGTATTTAAACTAGCATGACCCAAAGCTTCTTGAACCAAAACCAAATCTTTTTGCTTTTTATAAAGCATTGTCGCAAAGGTGTGGCGAAGCATGTGGGCTCCGTTTTTTTCTTTGCGAATTCCAGCATTCATCAAAATAGCTTCAACGCTTCTGCTGACATAAGCCTGAGTTATCGGCGCTCCGTTTCGATTTATAAATAAATATCCGTCTTTATTGTTATAATTTATCGGCAAAGCCTTTAAATGCTCGTCTATTAGGTATTTTTTTATCATAACCGTGCGGTATTTGTTTCCTTTGCCACGAATTCGCAAAATGTATAAATCGCCGTCTTCGCTAATATCTTTTTTCTTCAAATTTAACGCTTCTCCGACTCTAATGCCAGTATAAATGATAATTTTGATAATAAGCTGATTTCTATGTGTATTTTTGCCAAAATCAGCCAAATCGATAGCTTCGATAAACCTTTTTATCTCATCTTCACTCATAAACTCAGGTAGTTTCACGCCACGACCACCGCCAACGCCACCCCAGTTTTTCAAAGTTATGCCAAAGTTATGCGAAGCGCCGTCAAATTCATTTTGTCGGTCGATAAATCCAAAAAAATTGATTACGGCTATGCGGTAGTTTTTTTTACTCGCATCGCTTAGTCCGCCTGTGATACTGGCTAAAATTTCACTCAAAAGTTCTTCGTCGATATTTTTTAGGCTTTTTAGGTTGTATTCGCAAAGCACGCTATAAAGCTTTTTTAATGGATTAAAATATGTATTTATGCCGGTTAGACCTGCATTTCTTGCCTGTTTTGCTAGAATTTCAAGTTCATTTATATTTTTTAGCTCCGAATTTAACGCCATATTTGTTTTTGTAAAAAGTTCATGGTTTTTTAGCTCTTTATTTGAGAGCGAACTAAGTTTAAATTTAACAAATCTAGTAAGCCAAAAAAGTAGTGACTTTTCAAAGCTCTCTTTGTAATCAAGTTCAAATTTCATTTTTTATCCCTTTCAAATATGACAAACGGCAGCGTTAGCGTATTTTTGATGATATTAAACGGAGTTGAGATTAGATCTTTTGCAACGCCTGTTTTGTATGTCGGTTTATCAAGCGTTCCGCGAATTTCGACGATTGTCGAAATCGTGCCGTCTTTGCCCAAAATAATGTGGTTCAGCAAAGGAATTTTACTTATAAACGAACTTGCGTCTTTTAAATATTTGATTTCTAAATCGATATTTATATTTTTATTTTTTAAATTTATCTCGCCACTTCCTGCAATATCAGCGCTCGTGCCTACAAAATCCATAGCTTCGATGATGATTTTTTCACCACTTCGTCTAAAATAGGCTTTTCCATTTTTAACGGTAAAACCCTTGTCGTTAAAATCCGGCGTTTTAAAGCTTAAAAGCGACGGGATTGAGTTTAAAAACGATAAAAGTTGTTGATATAAAACATAATCTTTCAAAAATGTATTTTGAATTTCGATTTCGCCTTTAAATTCGTTAGGATCGATTCCACTTGCTTTTAGGCTAAATACTCCGCTCTCAAAACTTTGGCTTCCAAGTAGTGAATTTATCGTTTTGCTTTCTATGTCGTTTGCTAGTGCTTGAAAAAGGTGTTTTTTGAGTTTAAGTTTAATATCGCCTTTTTCAAATTTGGCATCAATCTCGGTATCTGTGCCGTTTAATACGCCTTTGTAAGAAGTAAAATTTAGCGTTTTATTTAAATCTTTTAAGATTAAATTTGAATTTTGTCCATTAAAATTTATTTTATCGCTTAAATTTTCGGCGATTTTAACACCGCTATCGCCAAAATTTACGATAAAATCGGCATTATGAATATTTATCAAATTTTCATTTTTATCCATTTTAAAAGAGAGAATTTTACTTTCACTTTCCCCGCTTACGGAATTTGGCGTGATTTTTAGTTTAAGATTGTCGCTATTGTAGGCTTTGCCGTTTTTGTGTAAAATTCCAAAATCAAATTTTAAATTTTCTCCCAAAATATCGAAATTTGAAAAATCTTTTGTTGAAATTTTCAAATCCCCGCCTTTTATACCTAAATTTTTTAAAAACGGCGAAAACTGCACCAAATTTTCAAATTTTTTAACGCTTATGGTTGTGGTTTTGTCAAATTTAATATCTGTATTTAAAAACTGCGAACTTAAAATCGGAATATCCTTAAAATCGAGCTTTAATCTATCTTTTGCGTTTTTTAAATTTAGTATTTTTTTACCGCTGAAATTTATATTTAAACTATTTATAATAGCATTAAAATCGGCTTTTAAGTTGATTAAATCAAATTCTCCGTCTCCACTTAAATCAAAAATATCGCTTTTAAGATTTGAATCTTTTAAAATCATCTTTTCTTTGCCAAGCGTTAAATTTGCTTTTTTGCTCTTAAATGGAGCATCGGAGATGATGATATCGGCATCTTCGAGCCTTACAAAACCGCCAACTTTGACGCCCAAATTTATCAAATCAACATCTAAAATAACCCTGCCGTCGGTTTTTCCGTTTGTTTGATAAAGCGGTAAATTTATACCATAAGCCCCTAAAATCGCAACCAAATCGGTATCTAAAACCCCGTCTGTTTGTAAATCAAGCAACAAGCTTGGATTGTCGCTAAAAATTCGCCTTATGCTAACGCTGCTACCGAACATATTTTTGCCCTTAAAATAAGGGTTTTTAAGATAAAAGCTCAAATCGCCGTTATTTAGCGAAATATGCGCTTCATCGACATCTGCCGGTTCAATGCTTTCTTCAAATTTGATTTTTAAATTTTTAGCAAATGCGCTTCCTGTTAAATCATTTGGGAAAAAATCCCCCGAGCGTAAATTTAGCTTTCCGCGCAAATTTTCTATTGTGTATTCTTGTGCTACGATTTTACCGTAAATCCAGCTTTTAACTTCCGGGTGCAAATCGGTAATTTTGGCAAATTCGTCCATAAAATTTTTTAAACTTAATGCATGAACATCGTAAATTTCGTAATTTAACATATCGCCTACTATATCAAATTCGAATTTTCCGTCAAGTTCGTGAGAGCTAAAAACACCGTCGAATTTGTATTTGTTATGTTTTGTGTCAGTGGTTAGCTCGCCGCCTAAATAAAGGTTAAAATTTTTAAGTTCAAAATCGTTTAAAAAAAACTTTACTTCGCCGTCATCAAGCTCC contains the following coding sequences:
- a CDS encoding tyrosine-type recombinase/integrase, which gives rise to MKFELDYKESFEKSLLFWLTRFVKFKLSSLSNKELKNHELFTKTNMALNSELKNINELEILAKQARNAGLTGINTYFNPLKKLYSVLCEYNLKSLKNIDEELLSEILASITGGLSDASKKNYRIAVINFFGFIDRQNEFDGASHNFGITLKNWGGVGGGRGVKLPEFMSEDEIKRFIEAIDLADFGKNTHRNQLIIKIIIYTGIRVGEALNLKKKDISEDGDLYILRIRGKGNKYRTVMIKKYLIDEHLKALPINYNNKDGYLFINRNGAPITQAYVSRSVEAILMNAGIRKEKNGAHMLRHTFATMLYKKQKDLVLVQEALGHASLNTSRIYTHFDSQKLRLAAQIAEEFNE
- a CDS encoding YhdP family protein; this encodes MSSFFRFFYKFFIALALLFVVLVLLLKHGVEFENLHFSGANLDKFFIKLDENIILKIENLTIPKSQKQDEKEEKNLAQIQQSLVNQSKKIITLGKFFQEIDIKNINLGDQNITLFYKNNTFYIDNQELRVNTKITELDDGEVKFFLNDFELKNFNLYLGGELTTDTKHNKYKFDGVFSSHELDGKFEFDIVGDMLNYEIYDVHALSLKNFMDEFAKITDLHPEVKSWIYGKIVAQEYTIENLRGKLNLRSGDFFPNDLTGSAFAKNLKIKFEESIEPADVDEAHISLNNGDLSFYLKNPYFKGKNMFGSSVSIRRIFSDNPSLLLDLQTDGVLDTDLVAILGAYGINLPLYQTNGKTDGRVILDVDLINLGVKVGGFVRLEDADIIISDAPFKSKKANLTLGKEKMILKDSNLKSDIFDLSGDGEFDLINLKADFNAIINSLNINFSGKKILNLKNAKDRLKLDFKDIPILSSQFLNTDIKFDKTTTISVKKFENLVQFSPFLKNLGIKGGDLKISTKDFSNFDILGENLKFDFGILHKNGKAYNSDNLKLKITPNSVSGESESKILSFKMDKNENLINIHNADFIVNFGDSGVKIAENLSDKINFNGQNSNLILKDLNKTLNFTSYKGVLNGTDTEIDAKFEKGDIKLKLKKHLFQALANDIESKTINSLLGSQSFESGVFSLKASGIDPNEFKGEIEIQNTFLKDYVLYQQLLSFLNSIPSLLSFKTPDFNDKGFTVKNGKAYFRRSGEKIIIEAMDFVGTSADIAGSGEINLKNKNINIDLEIKYLKDASSFISKIPLLNHIILGKDGTISTIVEIRGTLDKPTYKTGVAKDLISTPFNIIKNTLTLPFVIFERDKK
- a CDS encoding DUF3137 domain-containing protein — encoded protein: MTTKIFFKENFVIEAIKNIDKNFVYEKESFLYDYDELKNTGIGKYALSDFISGNYKGLNFRFAEYSRYKNTHGAIFSCEFYKDFKYDLKIKNKEIYSYKMNSDKLDDTEFNKIFDVETTDKTETRFLLSFSFMERLCKINANENFGFVSAAFKNGKFYLFLENSKNLFEPSFFFAPSIAQAHYFRDEFLEILSVIDELNLTLNIYPKTVLKNQKLTR
- the acpS gene encoding holo-ACP synthase, whose product is MVGIDIVQISRISALKEKFGEKFLRRVFCDDEIALIKSDETLAGFFAAKEAFSKALGTGIGGECGFLDIKIAKTPKGAPFFEISPNLKAKFGIKNSALSISHDGNFAIAAVILEREN
- a CDS encoding peptidylprolyl isomerase; amino-acid sequence: MREDLKIYEINQSELAKFKFAVIKTEKGDMNLELFGDEAPQAVTNFASLANDGFYKGLNFHRVIPNFVIQGGCPYGTGTGGPGWRIKCECVGQKHRHLRGTLSMAHAGRDTGGSQFFVCHSPQPHLDGVHTVFGQICDEPSLKVLDSIRQGDKIVNIEIKESL